In Candidatus Neomarinimicrobiota bacterium, the genomic window CACCGAATCTCACTGCTGTAAACTTCGAGTTTTTTTACGGCGCTGGTTTTTTTCTATTAGAACCGGGGAAAACCGAACGGTTTTCTCTTGCGATGGTCCTGGGAGAGGATAAAGACGATATCCTCAGGAATAAAAATACGGTACAGAATATATATGACGCTAACTACCGTTTCAAGCAACCTCCTACGAAGCCTTTGGTAAGGGTGTCTGCCGGCGATAAAAGAATAACGCTTTACTGGGACTCTATTGCCGAACGATCCAGGGATCCTATCTATGGTCTTGATTTCGAAGGATACATGATATATAAGAGTACATGGTTCGATTTCTCCGATGCAAATCCGGTCACGGATAGTTTTGGGAATGCCGTCTTTTTTGAGCCTGTTGCTCAATTCGATCTCGTGGACGGATTGGTAGGGCCGCATCCCATCGGCATTGGTTCCGAGCCCGGGATAGACCAACCTACTGGCGCTAACCTGAATATGGGCACCGATACCGGCTTAAAGCACTTTTGGGTTGACACAGATGTCGTCAACGGTCAAAAGTATTTCTATGCGGTTGTTTCCTATGATAAGGGATACGATACCGATTTTTTCGAACGAGGTCTCTCTTCTGATTTGTCATTGGCTATCGCCTCTCCGAGCATAAGCGCTATCGACTTTAAACTGGACAGAACCGGCAATGTAATAGGCGCCGGAATAAACACAGCCGTAGTAACGCCGAATGCGCCGGTCACGGGCTACGTTCCTGCAGCGATATCCGAATTGGATCACATTTCCGGTCCCGGTACGGGAAGAGTAGAATATATGATTTTGGACCAGCTGAATATAAAAGATAACGCAATTTATAATATTGTGTTTGATGACATTTCGGCTCTTGAAATATCTTATTCCATCTTCAATACCACTGATAATTTTCAACTGGTAGCAAATCAAACTGGAATAGACAATGATAACAGCCCTGAATTTGAAGGAATAATGTTGACTGTAATCAATGATCCGGAGATTCTCTGGGATGAAGCTAATTCCGGATGGAAGAGCGGCAGCAGCAATCTCCTCCTTGATGTAGCTGATAAAAAGACCAACGGTGTTGTATTGTTACGCTCGCCTGCGGATTATATTATAGCTTTTGATTCTGAATTTGTTGATATGTCTACAAACGGGAAACCGGCTAAGTTTAAGATATGGGATATTACCTTCCCTGATGATCCGAACCGTGTTAAGTTTTGGTTCAAGGACAAGAATAGTGATGGGAACCTTACAGGAGACTTTAATAACGACTTTATCTACTTGGAGGTGGATGATCCGGACGGCGGCGGCGGGTTAGTGCAAAGCTGGAGAATAGCTTTTAATGAGCCGCCGGATATATTAGACACCAGTTTAACTCTGGACGGTTTTATTATTATTGATGCTGTTGAGGTAGAGCCCATAATTCCGGGAGCTGGCGACACGTTGGCTATATCTATCATTAAACCGTTCAGGTCCGGTGATGTTTTTGAATTTAAGACAATAGGAGCATCCGTGAACGAAGCTGTTGCAAAAACAGGTCTTGATGAGATATTTGTTGTGCCAAATCCTTATGTCGCCTCCGCTTCCTGGGAATCCAGGCTGCCTCCCGGAATCATATCGGGTCGTGGTGAAAGGAAAATACAATTTACTCATCTTCCAAGTAAATGCACGATTCGTATCTACAGCGTTAGGGGATACTTGGTTGACACGCTTGAGCATGACCAACCGTTAAATGACGGTACAGAATTCTGGGATTTGAAAAGTAAGGACGGAATGGATATAGCCTATGGACTATATTTTTATCACGTCGAAGCGCCCGGGCTGGGTGAAATGATGGGTAAATTCGCTGTTATTAAGTGAGACAAACTTATTATGAATCAGATGAAAAATGATATTACAATGCCTGCCCGACGTTGGTCCGGCGGGAAGAAAAGAGCTGTGATACTGAATGTCCTGTTTCTTATCTGGATTACGGTTCTGATGACGCCGGTTTCAACATATAGCCAGATCACGGGTAACGTATCAAAGGTAGGCACGGTTGCAGCTGCATTCCTTGAGATAGAAGTGGGATCTCGCGCTGTCGGTATGGGCGGCGCTTACGTGGCGGTCGTAGATGATGCCACTGCTGTTTTCTGGAATCCCGCAGGATTGGCACGAATTCCTAACAGTGAAGTTGTTTTGGTTCATAATAACTGGCTGGTAGATACGTCTTTTGATTTTGTCGCTGTGGCAATTCCTGTTGGTAATTCAGCGACTTTTGCAGCGAGTATTACATCTTTGAGTACGGGTGATATGGCGGTTAGAACCGTTCAGCTTCCGGAAGGCACCGGAGAACGTTTTTCAACAAATGATTTATCAGCCGCATTGTCATACGCAGTAAATTTGACGGACAAGTTCGCCATTGGCGTAAATGCCAAATATATTTCCCAGAGTGTATGGCGAATGAGCGCGCGGGGATTTGCGCTGGATATCGGGACATTATTTAAAACAAATTTCAATGATATGACTATCGGCATGAGCATATCGAATTTTGGCACTTCAATGAGACTTCAGGGAAACGATACTTTTGTAAATTACGATGAAGCTCCTAATCAAGGTGGAAGCAACGACCGAATTCCGGCGTTTAAACAAACAGAGAGTTATTCTCTGCCCCTTCTGCTTCAGGTAGGGTTGGCTATGGACCTTATCAGTAATGAAAACAACGTGGTAACAGTCGCTATAAATGCGGCTCATCCTAATGACAACACCGAATATGTCAATATGGGCGTGGAATATGCGATTGGAGACGTTCTGGCATTGCGAATGGGATATAAAAACTCGTTTCTTAAAGATTCCGAAGAGGGTATTACTGCCGGAGTAGGGACAAAACTCGTTTTAAACGGAGGAATTTCCTTCACAATTGATTATGCCTACCAGGATTTCGGAAGATTGAATAACGCTCAAATGTTTTCACTTGCGCTCGAATTTTAATAGAGATATTTTGTATTCGAAGCAAAAAATAACGCTTGACAATTGAAGAATGACAATTAAATTGGATTATGTAGAAGTACAAATACCCAAAAGATACCCATAATGTGGTGTAATGCGTGTAAATATTCGCTTTTGTTTCATGTGGATTTTAGATGCAATATTACCAGGTGACTTAAGGGTTGATTGGATTTAATCAAGGAGGAATAATATGATACAAAAGCTACAAATCACTTTTGTGACTGCTGTTATCTTTGCAGCATTAGTGATTACAGCGTCACCGGTTTATTCTCAAATCGGTGATAACACACAGCTATCATTAGCCTGGCATGAAGCGTCTGATTTCGTTTTCACGCGCGGCTATATAATAACGGCTGGCGGTACTTTACGAGACCAGGTAGATATTGACCAGGACGGCAAGGGAGAGTTATTGTCGTATGAGCAAGATGGTGGACAGCATATCGTCTATCTATTTGAGGCTTCTTCTGACAATACCTTAAACATCATCTGGCAGTTTCAATTCTCCGATGGTACACTCGGCATAGCGGGAAATGAACGTGGTATCATGGTAACGGATATAGACCATGATGGTTTTCAGGAGATCGTAGTCATCGTTGATTCTGCTCATCCTGATTCCACAGATGGTTTCAAAGCGGGTTTTATATTCGAGTGGGACGGTACGGACAATGGTATACCTTCCACACCCACGGCGAGGTTTGATCCACCCAGAGATGCAGCCGGCAGAGTCGCTTTGGAGAATAACTCCTTAGCAATGGATATAGACAACGACGGCGAGGTCGAACTTATTCTGACACATCGCGGCGGCAACGGTAAATTACTGTCGATCATTCAGCTTACTTCGACTGACTTAGCAGCTAACGGAGTTACGATGACCGTTGAGTTTGATGAAAATAACACGACACTGGTGACTCCGGCAGACTCTGTTCTCTTTCAGGCGAAGAACACCGGTTTCGGTATAACCGACGTTGATAAGGACGGCTTGAAGGAAATTATCATGTGGGATGATAACTCCGGTTTTGTTCGAGTATATGAAGGCACCGGCGTTAACGGGTACGAATTTGTGAAACAGTGGCAGCCGAACCCGACCGGATGGGCATCGGGCGCTACCGTAAAGAGTCAGGTACCGCATGCGGACTTTGACAAGAACGGCGTTAGGGAACTCTATCTTTCCGATAATAAAGGTAATTCGTGGATTGTAACCCCCAACGGTGTTGTAGCCACGATGTTCGACGACGGTAACTGGACCAAACTCCACGACTGGAAAGTCGGCAACGTTCACAACGAGGGCGGCGAGAACCGCGGAAACCTCATAGGTGATGTTGATCGCGACGGTAAGCCGGATATCTATCTTGCCGGTAACAACTTCGGTTCGATTATGGACATAGAGTATGACGGCGGCGATGTGACTAACGGAGATAATTACAGTTATTTTGTCACGGCGATAGATGCCAATGACGAAGTTGACGGCGGTCACTTTGCTCGTCCCTCCAACATACAGTTGGTTGATATGGATGGTGACGGACACCTTGAGATCCTGGCTATCGTTCCATGGTCGGGCGCTAATCCTGTGGATAACTTGCTTGGATTGTATCTATTCGAGTATAATAACACATCTCCGGTT contains:
- a CDS encoding PorV/PorQ family protein — protein: MKNDITMPARRWSGGKKRAVILNVLFLIWITVLMTPVSTYSQITGNVSKVGTVAAAFLEIEVGSRAVGMGGAYVAVVDDATAVFWNPAGLARIPNSEVVLVHNNWLVDTSFDFVAVAIPVGNSATFAASITSLSTGDMAVRTVQLPEGTGERFSTNDLSAALSYAVNLTDKFAIGVNAKYISQSVWRMSARGFALDIGTLFKTNFNDMTIGMSISNFGTSMRLQGNDTFVNYDEAPNQGGSNDRIPAFKQTESYSLPLLLQVGLAMDLISNENNVVTVAINAAHPNDNTEYVNMGVEYAIGDVLALRMGYKNSFLKDSEEGITAGVGTKLVLNGGISFTIDYAYQDFGRLNNAQMFSLALEF
- a CDS encoding T9SS type A sorting domain-containing protein, with translation MIQKLQITFVTAVIFAALVITASPVYSQIGDNTQLSLAWHEASDFVFTRGYIITAGGTLRDQVDIDQDGKGELLSYEQDGGQHIVYLFEASSDNTLNIIWQFQFSDGTLGIAGNERGIMVTDIDHDGFQEIVVIVDSAHPDSTDGFKAGFIFEWDGTDNGIPSTPTARFDPPRDAAGRVALENNSLAMDIDNDGEVELILTHRGGNGKLLSIIQLTSTDLAANGVTMTVEFDENNTTLVTPADSVLFQAKNTGFGITDVDKDGLKEIIMWDDNSGFVRVYEGTGVNGYEFVKQWQPNPTGWASGATVKSQVPHADFDKNGVRELYLSDNKGNSWIVTPNGVVATMFDDGNWTKLHDWKVGNVHNEGGENRGNLIGDVDRDGKPDIYLAGNNFGSIMDIEYDGGDVTNGDNYSYFVTAIDANDEVDGGHFARPSNIQLVDMDGDGHLEILAIVPWSGANPVDNLLGLYLFEYNNTSPVAVGVDDGSLGSQLPKTLSLRQNYPNPFNPITNIMYDVPASASVSLRIYDMLGRSVITLVNEQQSAGSYNVEWNGKNSSGIQVTSGIYFYRLEAGQSATTKKMLLLR